From the genome of Candidatus Cloacimonadota bacterium:
GTAATATCAGCGCCTGCCCCGTTGAATACTTTGTATTTTATATTCAACAGGGGTTTATCAGCATAATCAGTGTTTTTCTGCGTCGAATCACATTCTGAGAATCATTGCAAAAATGCAAGTTTACGGATGGACACTATTTATAAATTAATCCAATGCTATTTCCAAACGGGAAAGGGAGCGTCGCAAAGCTGCTTCGGCTCGGCGTAAATCAGTTTCTTGTTCTTTTTCGCGGAGCCGTTTTTTTGCTCTTTCTCGCGCACTTTCCGCTCGAGATTTATCAATATCTTCCGGTCTTTCTATTGTCTCGGTCAAAATATTCACATTATTATTTCTTAATACAACAAAGCCATTATGAATTGCAAAGTCTCTTTCCGAATCATCGGAAAATGTTGATAATTTACCGGGCATTAGAGAAGAAATAAAAGGAGTGTGATCCGTCTGAACACCGAAATATCCCTCTTGTCCGGGAACTACCAATTCCTCAACATCATCTTCGAGAAAAATACCTGTGGGCGTAGAAATTTTTATGTGAATACTATTTTCTCTCATCTTTGTTTCTCATTTTTCTGGCATTCTCCAAAACTTCGTCAATGGTTCCAACCATATAAAAAGCCCGTTCAGGAACATCATCATGTTTTCCTTCTACGATTTCTTTGAAACCTTGGATTGTCTCTTCGAGTTTGACATATTTTCCGGGCGTATTTGTGAATTCTTCTGCAACAAAGAAAGGTTGGGAGAGAAATTTTTGAATTCTCCTTGCTCGGTTGACCGTCAATTTATCCTCTTCGGAAAGTTCTTCCATCCCCAAAATCGCGATAATGTCTTGCAACTCACGGTATTTTTGGAGAATCTGTTGAACCTGTCTCGCAATAAAATAATGTTCTGTTCCGATTATTGCCGGATCAAGCACTCTCGAGCTTGATTCCAGCGGATCAACAGCCGGATAAATTCCGATATCAACCAATTTACGCGAAAGAACAGTTGTAGCATCGAGATGTGTAAAGGTGGTGGCTGGAGCCGGATCAGTAAGGTCGTCTGCGGGGACATAAATCGCTTGAACAGAAGTAATGGAGCCGTTTTTTGTGGAAGTAATTCTTTCCTGCAATTCACCCATTTCCGTAGAAAGAGTAGGTTGATAACCAACCGCAGAAGGCATTCTGCCAAGCAGAGCGGAAACTTCCGAACCTGCTTGCGAAAATCGGAAAATATTATCAATAAAAAGCAGGACATCTTTCTTTGCTTCATCCCGAAAATATTCCGCCACTGCCAAACCGGATAATGCGACGCGCAAACGTGCTCCGGGTGGCTCGTTCATTTGTCCGAACACCATAGCGGTTTTCTTCATCACACCGGATTGCTGCATCTCAAGCATTAGATCATTTCCCTCACGAGTCCGTTCACCAACACCGGAGAAAACAGAATAACCGCCGTGTTCTGTGGCAATATTACGAATAAGTTCCATAATTAAAACTGTTTTACCAACTCCCGCTCCACCGAAAAGTCCTGTCTTCCCACCCTTTGAATAAGGGCAAAGCAGGTCGAGAACTTTGATACCTGTTTCATAAACTTCATCCCGAATATCAAGATTTGAAAATTTGGGAGATTCTTTATGAATCGGATAGCGTTTTTTGGTTTTCAATTCGCCTTTTTCATCAATGGGATCACCCACAACGTTTAAAAGACGACCGAGAGTTTCTTCTCCGACCGGCATTGAGATTGGACCTCCGGTGTCCAAAACTTCCTTTCCGCGTTTTAATCCGTCCGTAGAATCCATAGAGACGGTGCGAACTCTACTTTCGCCAAGATGTTGTTCCACTTCCAAAACAAGGTCAATTTCATTCTCTCTTTTAATTTTGAGAGCATTATAAATTGGTGGGAGTTTATCTTCCGGGAATTCAACGTCAACTACCGGACCAATAATTTGTACGATTTTTCCTTTATTCAAAATTTCCTCCAAAATTTATCCTTTTATTCTGTGAAATGCATTCATTTATGAAATTTATAATCTATTTCTACTGGGCTTCTACGGCAGAAGAAACTTCGATTATTTCCGTAGTTATGTTCTCTTGCCGCTTATGGTGGAAAATCAATGTTAATTCTTTTATCATATCGTCTGCATTATCCGTGGCGGCTTCCATAGCCGTCATTCTGGCACCTTGCTCAGAAGAATATGATTCCAAAAGAACTTTCCAGATTTGGACATCAATATTTTTTTCAATCAGTTCATCTATCAGTTCGGCAGGTTGTTGCTCCATCAAATATGATGCAACAAAATCATCATTCTTA
Proteins encoded in this window:
- the atpC gene encoding ATP synthase F1 subunit epsilon, with translation MRENSIHIKISTPTGIFLEDDVEELVVPGQEGYFGVQTDHTPFISSLMPGKLSTFSDDSERDFAIHNGFVVLRNNNVNILTETIERPEDIDKSRAESARERAKKRLREKEQETDLRRAEAALRRSLSRLEIALD
- the atpD gene encoding F0F1 ATP synthase subunit beta; this encodes MNKGKIVQIIGPVVDVEFPEDKLPPIYNALKIKRENEIDLVLEVEQHLGESRVRTVSMDSTDGLKRGKEVLDTGGPISMPVGEETLGRLLNVVGDPIDEKGELKTKKRYPIHKESPKFSNLDIRDEVYETGIKVLDLLCPYSKGGKTGLFGGAGVGKTVLIMELIRNIATEHGGYSVFSGVGERTREGNDLMLEMQQSGVMKKTAMVFGQMNEPPGARLRVALSGLAVAEYFRDEAKKDVLLFIDNIFRFSQAGSEVSALLGRMPSAVGYQPTLSTEMGELQERITSTKNGSITSVQAIYVPADDLTDPAPATTFTHLDATTVLSRKLVDIGIYPAVDPLESSSRVLDPAIIGTEHYFIARQVQQILQKYRELQDIIAILGMEELSEEDKLTVNRARRIQKFLSQPFFVAEEFTNTPGKYVKLEETIQGFKEIVEGKHDDVPERAFYMVGTIDEVLENARKMRNKDERK